The Carnobacterium divergens genome includes a window with the following:
- a CDS encoding glutaredoxin family protein encodes MSKIHVYSKPNCPQCDMTKFLLKNENIEFHERNIMEDEDHLNFLKEKGFMSVPVVLVEGIEPIVGFQPERLKELKAI; translated from the coding sequence ATGAGTAAAATTCATGTATATAGTAAACCAAATTGTCCACAATGTGATATGACAAAGTTCTTATTAAAGAACGAAAATATTGAATTTCATGAAAGAAATATTATGGAAGATGAAGATCATCTTAATTTCTTAAAAGAAAAAGGGTTTATGAGTGTTCCTGTTGTTTTAGTGGAAGGAATTGAGCCAATCGTTGGATTTCAGCCTGAACGTCTAAAAGAACTGAAAGCAATATGA
- a CDS encoding DUF5067 domain-containing protein, producing the protein MKKAKKIIVFLLMAILMVGCTGMKKNANTIDDAFNYDKFYKLNKTITGETFELQLTGYKVVRDNEALPAVLIYYTFKNNSEEAMSANDTYLDISQASAMKDGDTYISQAYFEYASLTDTDNELIQNADKYVEQSETIDCIDGWKLRNNVNPVNLIFFDENDEVIDSVMIDVEKGLPAGTDHL; encoded by the coding sequence GTGAAGAAGGCAAAGAAAATCATAGTGTTTCTTTTAATGGCGATTTTGATGGTAGGTTGTACCGGGATGAAAAAAAACGCCAATACTATTGATGATGCGTTTAACTATGACAAGTTTTATAAATTAAATAAAACCATTACTGGAGAAACCTTTGAGCTGCAACTTACAGGCTATAAAGTAGTTCGGGATAACGAAGCATTACCAGCAGTGCTTATTTATTACACATTTAAGAACAATAGCGAAGAAGCGATGTCTGCAAATGATACTTATTTAGACATTAGCCAAGCATCCGCTATGAAAGATGGAGATACGTACATTTCACAAGCCTACTTTGAGTATGCTAGTTTAACAGACACTGATAATGAGTTGATTCAAAATGCGGATAAGTATGTTGAGCAATCAGAAACAATTGATTGCATTGATGGCTGGAAACTAAGAAACAATGTCAATCCAGTTAACCTAATCTTTTTTGATGAAAATGATGAAGTAATCGATAGTGTCATGATTGATGTTGAAAAAGGGTTGCCAGCAGGAACCGATCACTTATAA
- a CDS encoding isopeptide-forming domain-containing fimbrial protein has translation MKTSKFIHWIVTLSLFIQVVASSTSSIKAFADGVNNQIEDLYFSNDAGEKLDQASILLGETVTTVLTSDHSLDQQVSVSILPGIELDQEATNRANQENNVTVAYSKEAGNILVNWVTQPQLTANETQESLKTEETTLAEKAGLLSKEEAEIAAKIENAPSVEEKMPQTKKVLLVFKGIKTGSHAVTAQTTRKGQSYTAKSLSVVVKEEDKAAETKKSEHEQKAQQVKATEVKTNFAVIDENGNELKNPKLATPSDYKKEVRFRMTITSEEDFTKIIFDNNLMWDLFWTDNGVTTPIDITYTDFSGNSSDAYYDFYEDMEEGFVGDDLPAGTYTYDFSLCLKLGVNYDSIFNVSSGFNNFKPDFNIYYETSSKKELSSSDFILEGTYPQATKVVTKDSLSGTAIPNVKLGVKNILADDELYIIYTDDHGVAYLPLRENKDASKYSIMILEAPGYLITGDNGEQYKFEFEGEANRISNASEGNPNELGLIALAPIIENKVTSDITEGYYGDKVTFRQEMIYMDGTEIIKAHFISIPSDAGIPQASARGLKKLPNPILIRYKDNVEVERISLNDDDVWQMQGSVEEGYILDYQIDLTDENNGFTIKEPLGAGEKLELVTEWIMTPKDSKAFMQMYTMSINGMGIDKNGKSSIKFANKAEVMAHPKKAISLKVDKTVEVLEKSKEQTEKWVTTDTKDNKTTIIGSNKLRYDIQITAIGELYSQIKPTDIIDTLPAGINVSDPSKIKVSIDGKPINSKLFELNGNELSIAVSKIARNKLLSITNDPKDARMLITIEVELTPDASGILENTALVKGQVRENDFVDNSWGASVDYTSNSVENYIEPNVNIKKIANSVGYVGEPFEYRLVVTLDEESGALHNGVITDILPAGLKPVGNATIIIDTKPTTKLITDPALKREFRNVTSSWSQNTEGRDVLTISDLTMNRTQQAVITFKVIPDVSIAGEILKNGAEVSGTDKDKLFKTTDKDKVDTRFVFQPGELESAKSVFPVEGGAVGESNDGENVAVGDIIQYQIVVWNPLDENTAVRDIEIKDVIPEGLEYMQGTLTVTRSGKVVEDATAEMNTADPMRPILTVKIKHLQGTNQELDKRTVVTFNVRVTKQASGTLKNEAQVVGFIDKTPSQPDISLNPPNTSTTTVVDPEPTITKSIDRKFAFKDDVLNYELVISNTKKAGLLVNGKVTDQLPEEVAYKIGSTVIIDQNDVIHKGAQNDKYWHERNFSLSGLTLKEGETITIQYQVKVMKAVFEKPIINYAKITGTSNEGTDSKNYEKNAEAEFELVPSPGKLAATKEVYSLTEDGSLDSTINNGNVQVNDTIAYQISVANIGDRATEVKNVHLQDQLPKGLTYVPNSLELTIGDTVTALKDEDTINIEKQAIDALIGTLKGGEFATLTFKVTVTKEASGEITNIATSKGNVITEPTDPKLPEKDKPTKPAETNDSDPVQNHVPPKPTIQKEVGRNVGEEIHNAKENEKLQTFNEDTLTYTLTVANEKNAGVLFNGEIEDKKLPDEVRYIAESTEIHYKDRKIEKLKDQDVWIDGRLRISGFTLAENESFKVLFKVKVKSEQLKTDIINKVSIKGTDKDKKAVIGNTAEAKFDIVASPGILTATKSVYSTGKNATNINGEKLQVGDKIQYRIVVKNDGKSLSTIKNITVSDLLPSSVYYVDNTLKVVGDNTAIVTVTKNDQGEETLSVELKELTGGKSIDILLDVIVLDSASGEFTNTAQAEGEVALQPDDLTITKPSKVETNTVKNNVPIEPMITKTLDNQGVAFNDDEFYYTLVIQNKQNAGKLYFGEVEDRLPTGITYVANSTEVDGQKVNDDHWKDNTFNKKGIELLENQKMTIRFKVKINVKELQTITNTASFSGKDINGEGMKQVKSEVPVTVISNTGELEAEKAVYNQAGESINNGKVSVSDTIRYEIIVKNTTEAPFSEVREINLNDEIPFGLTYVAGSLTLNGEPQKDDAVTLDSKTGSYHLNLSIGTLGSLATATVSFEVMVSKNASGTLKNIAIANGTTNKTPTETDTPTGDKPTPPVNNLIQPVPSIKKSVKAIGSTNENSHGMAPLPVFNEDELIYTLIVTNQVGAGLLKNGVVEDTLPPGLVYKPKSTVIDGKSVGDENWQGNTFKKETIELASGQKMTIRFTVKVAETEVPKAILNVATFVGEDGDGNQLPVVKDDVSVAIINSPGKLEAKKAVYGADGTDLNTREVKVGDKIRYEIVVSNSTEIPFSEVRDVVVKDAIPAGLKYVKNTLTVNNRLMPNDSELIFENPDDPETELLEVSIGHLASKEQVVVSFEVEVMPNASGELTNIAVANGLVTPKPNEPAIPDSSQTPPVVNEAPPKPSIEKSVSQETIFNGDTVIYTLIVRNQEGGGYLYNGVVTDKLPDGVIYQKGTTQINGKDATKDYWDGNQFTFDQIELASGEFITITFKAKVTVNKATEGILNKAIFNGTDKNNVPTAEVSDFAELNVVPRPGKIEPVKAVYNQAGQSIENQVVKIGDTLYYEIIVTNTEQDISEVRDIIVTDAIPTGLKYIKDTTTVNGKAVANNVTTDSNGDDHLNLAIGHLSSGEQAVIRFEVRVDQKADGRLTNIALVNGVVTPTPSDPKDPNRENLEIEETPTNSVENKIHPKPSIKKSVAEENTTNKTAVFNESTLIYTLILHNEAGASMLKNGTVEDHLPNEVQYQPETTTINGVSIKDNTEQLSWINNQFKLSPIQLAGGETMEIKFKVKVEVQQIATGILNTAYMNGTDSHNNPVTEQKDSAKFDVIADPGEIDALKSVYAVHLDGSDGDNIHNAVVNVNDTIRYKILVENTSEKKLSEVHDVIVEDLLPSGVSYLPNTLYLEKDNQLIQQSDEAVNQEKQFLSLNIGTLKSREKAVVIFDVKITNKASGTIANIATAKGMTAVNSEEPEKETELKETPNVLNNAQPEPNIIKTVTDGTPQFNGHSFTNTILTYQLVVSNAKNAGFLKEGVVTDTLPEGVRYQPNTTTIANEKVEDAAVWKNNSLTIKDIELAENEELMIEFKVLVTSLEFDKTIVNKATFVGANGDGILTDPVEDESEFILQAGPGKLNSTKKSYQGTEDVSGKAVKVGDKLRYEIVVENSSMGPATVNGIVVKDQLPKGLSYIPGTLQLNSESLSDDHVVDQVITIKVGRLLSGEKAVISFEVMIEQGVTEKTTILNIADVTGTAVQVAGQPETVIEQHPSVDNKVASEVSMLKIVNQKDAKVGDVLTYELIVKNGPNGGPWSGQVIDTIPEHTMYLPDSTTVTNETGESINLSDANVWQGHQWSVMISELQANQRVTIRFQVKITDISRDTATILNIASLVSDDPAITENQELDSNEVQTIVTKPVVPPATTQPNLLPPTKPVPPDNQKLPQTGDEGNQLIRQVGLLLLGLSTLYFTHKRRTRTSR, from the coding sequence GTGAAAACGAGTAAATTCATTCATTGGATTGTGACGTTAAGTTTGTTCATTCAAGTAGTAGCATCTTCAACTTCAAGTATTAAAGCATTTGCCGATGGAGTTAATAATCAAATTGAAGATTTATATTTTTCGAATGATGCGGGAGAAAAGTTAGATCAAGCTTCTATTTTATTAGGGGAAACAGTGACAACGGTTTTAACTTCTGATCATTCATTAGATCAACAAGTATCAGTGTCGATTCTACCAGGGATAGAATTGGATCAAGAAGCTACGAATCGTGCGAACCAAGAAAATAATGTGACCGTTGCTTATAGTAAAGAGGCAGGGAATATTTTGGTGAACTGGGTTACACAACCTCAACTAACAGCTAACGAAACGCAAGAATCACTAAAGACAGAAGAAACGACACTTGCAGAAAAAGCAGGACTGCTGTCTAAGGAAGAGGCTGAAATTGCTGCTAAGATTGAAAATGCGCCTTCTGTGGAAGAAAAAATGCCACAAACTAAGAAAGTTTTGCTAGTCTTTAAAGGAATAAAAACAGGAAGTCACGCCGTTACGGCACAAACTACTAGAAAAGGGCAATCTTATACTGCAAAATCCTTAAGCGTTGTGGTTAAGGAAGAAGATAAAGCAGCAGAAACGAAAAAATCAGAGCACGAACAAAAAGCACAACAAGTTAAAGCTACAGAAGTGAAAACAAACTTCGCAGTAATTGATGAAAATGGAAATGAACTAAAAAATCCAAAATTAGCGACTCCAAGTGATTATAAAAAAGAAGTCCGATTTAGAATGACGATTACAAGTGAAGAAGACTTCACCAAAATAATATTTGATAACAACTTGATGTGGGATCTATTTTGGACAGATAATGGAGTGACCACTCCTATCGACATTACGTATACAGATTTTTCAGGGAACTCAAGTGACGCATACTATGATTTTTATGAAGACATGGAAGAAGGATTTGTAGGAGATGATCTTCCCGCTGGTACGTACACCTATGATTTTTCCTTGTGTTTAAAACTTGGCGTTAATTACGATTCAATTTTTAATGTATCTTCAGGTTTTAATAATTTTAAACCGGACTTTAATATTTATTATGAAACATCTAGTAAAAAAGAGCTTTCTTCTTCAGACTTCATATTGGAAGGGACTTATCCTCAAGCAACAAAGGTTGTCACGAAAGATAGTCTATCAGGAACAGCAATCCCTAATGTTAAACTCGGCGTGAAAAATATCCTAGCAGATGATGAACTTTATATTATCTATACAGATGATCATGGGGTAGCGTATTTGCCTTTAAGAGAGAACAAAGACGCATCAAAATATTCTATTATGATACTAGAGGCACCTGGATATTTAATAACTGGAGATAACGGTGAACAATATAAGTTTGAGTTTGAAGGAGAGGCCAATAGAATTAGTAATGCTAGTGAAGGAAATCCAAATGAATTAGGGTTGATTGCACTTGCACCAATTATTGAAAATAAAGTAACCTCCGATATAACTGAAGGTTATTATGGAGATAAGGTAACATTCAGACAAGAAATGATTTATATGGATGGAACGGAGATTATCAAAGCGCACTTCATTTCCATTCCTTCAGATGCAGGTATTCCACAAGCTAGTGCGCGTGGGTTAAAGAAGTTGCCTAATCCAATCCTAATTAGATACAAAGATAATGTTGAAGTTGAGCGAATTTCTTTGAATGATGACGATGTTTGGCAAATGCAAGGCAGTGTTGAAGAAGGCTATATTTTGGACTATCAAATAGACTTAACAGATGAAAATAATGGATTTACGATAAAAGAACCTCTAGGAGCAGGAGAAAAATTAGAATTGGTAACAGAATGGATTATGACTCCTAAAGATTCAAAAGCATTTATGCAGATGTACACTATGTCGATTAATGGTATGGGGATTGATAAAAATGGCAAATCATCTATAAAATTTGCAAATAAAGCTGAAGTAATGGCTCACCCTAAAAAAGCAATTAGTTTAAAGGTGGATAAAACCGTAGAAGTTCTTGAGAAATCAAAAGAACAGACAGAAAAATGGGTCACTACAGATACTAAAGACAATAAAACAACTATTATCGGAAGTAATAAGTTGCGATACGATATACAAATTACAGCAATAGGTGAACTCTATAGTCAAATTAAACCTACTGATATTATTGACACATTACCAGCTGGAATTAATGTAAGTGACCCATCTAAAATTAAAGTTTCTATTGATGGGAAACCAATTAATTCAAAATTATTTGAGTTAAACGGAAATGAACTATCGATTGCAGTATCGAAAATTGCTAGAAATAAATTGTTAAGTATTACAAACGATCCTAAAGATGCGAGAATGTTAATTACTATTGAAGTAGAATTAACCCCAGATGCTAGTGGGATTCTAGAAAATACGGCACTAGTAAAAGGACAAGTAAGAGAGAATGATTTTGTTGACAATTCATGGGGAGCGTCTGTTGACTACACGTCAAATTCAGTAGAAAACTACATTGAACCTAACGTTAACATTAAAAAAATAGCTAATTCGGTAGGTTATGTTGGAGAACCCTTTGAATACAGGTTGGTTGTCACTTTAGATGAAGAATCCGGCGCACTTCATAATGGCGTCATAACCGATATCTTGCCAGCAGGTTTAAAACCAGTAGGAAACGCTACGATTATAATTGATACAAAACCCACTACAAAGTTAATAACAGACCCAGCTTTGAAAAGAGAATTTCGTAATGTGACGTCTTCATGGAGTCAAAATACAGAAGGACGAGATGTTTTAACCATTAGTGATTTAACCATGAACCGCACCCAACAGGCAGTCATTACCTTTAAGGTGATTCCAGATGTGTCAATTGCTGGAGAAATCTTGAAAAATGGGGCCGAAGTTAGTGGGACCGACAAAGATAAACTTTTTAAAACAACGGATAAAGACAAAGTAGACACAAGATTCGTTTTCCAACCAGGAGAACTAGAATCAGCGAAATCTGTCTTTCCAGTTGAGGGTGGCGCTGTTGGCGAATCTAATGACGGGGAAAATGTAGCTGTTGGGGACATTATTCAGTACCAAATTGTTGTTTGGAATCCATTAGATGAAAATACGGCGGTTCGAGATATCGAAATCAAAGATGTTATACCAGAAGGTTTAGAATATATGCAAGGTACGTTAACGGTTACTAGATCAGGAAAAGTTGTTGAAGATGCAACTGCAGAAATGAATACAGCAGATCCCATGCGCCCTATTTTAACTGTTAAGATTAAGCATTTACAAGGGACCAATCAAGAACTAGACAAGCGAACAGTCGTTACATTTAATGTTAGAGTGACGAAACAAGCAAGTGGGACATTAAAAAATGAAGCGCAAGTAGTTGGCTTTATTGATAAAACACCGTCACAGCCAGATATTTCTTTAAACCCACCCAACACAAGTACAACTACAGTAGTTGATCCAGAGCCAACAATCACGAAGTCAATTGATCGTAAGTTTGCTTTTAAAGATGATGTTTTAAATTACGAACTTGTAATAAGCAATACAAAAAAAGCCGGTTTATTAGTAAATGGCAAAGTAACAGATCAGCTACCAGAAGAAGTGGCCTACAAAATAGGTAGCACAGTGATTATCGATCAAAATGACGTTATTCATAAAGGCGCTCAAAATGACAAGTATTGGCATGAGCGTAACTTCTCCTTATCAGGACTAACTTTAAAAGAGGGAGAAACCATTACCATCCAATACCAAGTTAAAGTGATGAAGGCTGTATTTGAAAAACCCATTATTAATTATGCGAAAATTACGGGAACAAGTAATGAAGGAACGGATTCCAAAAATTACGAAAAGAATGCTGAGGCAGAATTTGAACTTGTTCCAAGTCCAGGCAAACTCGCAGCAACGAAAGAAGTCTATAGCTTAACGGAAGATGGCTCGCTAGACAGCACAATCAACAATGGAAATGTTCAAGTTAATGATACCATTGCTTACCAAATTAGCGTAGCCAATATAGGAGACAGAGCAACTGAAGTGAAAAACGTTCACCTACAGGATCAGTTGCCAAAAGGATTGACTTATGTACCCAATAGTTTGGAGTTAACAATTGGAGACACCGTTACTGCTCTAAAAGATGAAGACACGATCAACATTGAAAAGCAGGCCATTGACGCTTTAATTGGGACGCTAAAAGGTGGTGAATTTGCTACATTAACATTCAAAGTGACGGTTACAAAAGAAGCCAGTGGGGAAATAACGAATATTGCCACCTCAAAAGGAAATGTCATTACCGAACCAACGGACCCTAAGTTACCTGAAAAGGACAAACCAACAAAACCTGCTGAGACAAACGATTCAGATCCCGTTCAAAATCATGTTCCTCCAAAACCAACGATTCAAAAAGAAGTGGGTCGTAATGTAGGTGAGGAGATTCATAACGCAAAAGAAAATGAAAAGTTGCAAACCTTTAATGAAGACACATTGACTTATACCTTAACAGTTGCCAATGAAAAAAATGCAGGAGTTCTTTTTAATGGCGAAATTGAGGATAAAAAATTACCAGATGAAGTAAGGTATATTGCAGAAAGTACAGAGATTCATTACAAAGACAGAAAAATTGAAAAGTTAAAAGATCAAGATGTGTGGATAGACGGAAGGTTAAGAATTTCAGGATTCACCTTGGCAGAAAACGAATCCTTCAAAGTTCTCTTCAAAGTAAAAGTGAAATCCGAACAGTTGAAAACAGATATCATAAATAAAGTTTCAATTAAAGGAACAGACAAAGATAAAAAAGCAGTTATCGGCAACACAGCCGAAGCAAAATTTGATATTGTTGCTTCACCAGGAATACTAACCGCGACAAAATCTGTGTATTCAACAGGAAAAAATGCAACCAATATCAATGGAGAAAAACTTCAAGTTGGCGATAAAATTCAGTACAGAATCGTAGTGAAAAACGATGGCAAGTCGCTCTCAACTATTAAAAATATAACTGTAAGTGACCTTTTACCAAGTAGCGTTTATTATGTTGATAATACGTTGAAAGTAGTGGGGGATAATACTGCGATTGTGACCGTAACCAAAAATGATCAAGGGGAAGAAACTCTTTCTGTTGAACTAAAAGAATTGACAGGTGGTAAGTCAATTGACATTTTATTAGATGTTATCGTACTTGATTCGGCTAGTGGAGAATTCACGAATACAGCCCAAGCCGAAGGGGAAGTCGCCTTGCAACCAGATGATTTGACCATTACCAAACCATCAAAAGTAGAAACAAACACCGTTAAAAATAATGTCCCAATTGAACCTATGATAACCAAAACACTGGATAATCAAGGGGTAGCATTTAATGATGATGAATTTTACTACACATTAGTCATCCAAAATAAACAGAATGCAGGGAAATTATATTTCGGAGAAGTTGAAGATCGTTTGCCAACAGGCATTACCTATGTGGCGAACTCGACAGAAGTTGATGGTCAAAAAGTGAACGATGATCATTGGAAAGACAATACCTTTAATAAAAAAGGGATTGAATTACTTGAGAATCAAAAAATGACGATTCGTTTTAAAGTTAAAATCAATGTCAAAGAACTTCAAACCATTACCAACACAGCTAGTTTTAGTGGGAAAGATATCAATGGCGAAGGAATGAAACAAGTGAAATCCGAAGTTCCTGTTACAGTGATCAGCAATACAGGAGAATTAGAAGCTGAAAAAGCAGTCTATAATCAAGCAGGTGAATCAATCAATAATGGAAAAGTCAGCGTTTCAGATACGATTCGTTATGAAATCATTGTAAAAAATACAACGGAAGCACCTTTTTCAGAGGTTCGAGAGATTAACTTAAACGATGAAATTCCATTTGGTTTAACTTATGTAGCAGGTTCATTAACCTTAAATGGAGAACCACAAAAAGACGATGCGGTGACACTAGACTCAAAAACAGGAAGTTACCACCTGAATCTATCAATTGGTACATTAGGAAGTTTAGCAACAGCAACGGTTTCATTTGAAGTCATGGTTTCTAAAAATGCGAGTGGGACATTAAAAAATATTGCAATCGCCAACGGAACCACAAATAAAACACCAACCGAAACAGATACGCCAACTGGCGACAAACCAACACCGCCAGTGAACAATCTGATTCAACCTGTACCAAGTATCAAAAAATCAGTAAAAGCGATAGGCTCAACAAATGAAAATTCTCATGGGATGGCGCCATTACCAGTATTTAACGAAGACGAATTAATCTACACATTAATTGTAACCAATCAAGTAGGAGCGGGGTTATTAAAAAATGGAGTAGTAGAAGATACATTGCCGCCAGGTCTTGTTTACAAGCCAAAATCAACGGTTATTGATGGGAAATCTGTTGGAGATGAAAATTGGCAAGGAAATACCTTCAAAAAAGAAACGATTGAATTAGCTAGCGGGCAAAAAATGACGATTCGATTTACCGTCAAAGTAGCAGAAACTGAAGTTCCAAAGGCCATTCTCAATGTAGCTACTTTTGTTGGAGAAGATGGTGATGGAAATCAGTTGCCAGTTGTAAAAGACGATGTGAGTGTCGCTATTATCAACAGTCCAGGAAAACTAGAAGCCAAAAAAGCAGTATATGGAGCAGATGGTACAGACCTTAACACGAGAGAAGTCAAAGTTGGCGATAAAATCAGGTATGAAATCGTTGTTTCAAACAGTACCGAAATACCTTTTTCTGAAGTCCGCGATGTGGTTGTCAAAGATGCCATTCCAGCAGGATTGAAATATGTAAAAAATACACTGACTGTCAATAATCGATTAATGCCAAATGACAGTGAACTGATTTTTGAAAATCCAGATGATCCAGAAACGGAGTTACTTGAAGTTTCAATTGGACATTTAGCTAGTAAAGAACAAGTCGTTGTTTCTTTCGAGGTTGAAGTTATGCCGAATGCTAGTGGAGAATTAACTAATATTGCAGTAGCTAATGGTTTAGTGACACCTAAACCAAACGAACCAGCTATACCAGATAGCAGTCAAACCCCACCAGTTGTAAATGAAGCACCTCCAAAACCAAGTATTGAAAAATCAGTCAGCCAAGAGACTATTTTTAACGGCGACACAGTCATCTACACCTTAATTGTACGCAATCAAGAGGGTGGTGGGTACCTTTATAATGGAGTTGTAACGGATAAATTGCCTGATGGCGTTATCTACCAAAAAGGAACAACCCAAATAAATGGAAAAGATGCGACAAAAGATTACTGGGATGGAAATCAGTTTACATTTGACCAAATTGAATTAGCTTCAGGTGAATTCATTACGATTACCTTTAAAGCCAAAGTAACCGTTAATAAAGCGACAGAAGGAATTTTAAACAAAGCGATTTTTAATGGAACCGATAAAAACAATGTACCCACGGCAGAAGTTTCAGATTTTGCTGAACTAAACGTAGTTCCACGCCCAGGTAAAATTGAGCCTGTTAAAGCGGTCTACAATCAAGCAGGTCAGTCGATTGAAAATCAAGTAGTTAAGATTGGTGATACGTTATATTACGAAATTATCGTAACGAATACAGAACAAGATATCTCGGAAGTACGTGACATTATAGTGACAGATGCCATTCCAACCGGATTGAAATATATCAAAGACACCACAACCGTAAATGGAAAAGCTGTCGCCAATAACGTAACGACGGATTCAAATGGAGACGATCATTTAAATTTAGCGATCGGTCACTTATCGAGTGGTGAACAAGCTGTTATTCGATTTGAAGTAAGGGTGGATCAAAAAGCAGATGGTCGATTAACTAATATTGCGCTCGTTAATGGAGTTGTAACACCAACACCATCCGATCCCAAGGATCCAAATCGAGAAAACTTGGAGATTGAAGAAACACCAACAAATTCAGTTGAAAATAAAATCCATCCAAAACCGAGTATTAAAAAATCTGTTGCGGAAGAAAATACTACAAATAAAACAGCAGTCTTCAATGAAAGCACATTAATCTATACGCTAATTCTGCATAATGAAGCAGGCGCTAGCATGTTGAAAAACGGAACAGTCGAAGATCATTTACCAAATGAAGTACAGTACCAACCAGAAACAACAACAATAAATGGCGTTTCGATCAAAGACAATACCGAGCAACTTAGTTGGATAAACAATCAATTCAAATTAAGTCCTATTCAATTAGCCGGCGGAGAAACAATGGAAATCAAATTCAAAGTAAAAGTAGAGGTTCAACAAATAGCTACTGGCATTTTGAACACAGCTTATATGAACGGAACAGACAGCCACAATAACCCTGTAACCGAACAAAAAGACAGTGCAAAATTTGACGTCATTGCAGATCCAGGTGAAATTGATGCACTTAAATCTGTTTATGCCGTTCATCTAGATGGCTCAGATGGTGATAATATTCATAACGCTGTAGTTAATGTTAATGACACGATTCGCTATAAAATTCTGGTAGAAAACACAAGCGAGAAAAAACTTTCAGAAGTACACGATGTCATTGTCGAAGATTTACTTCCAAGTGGTGTTTCATATTTGCCGAATACTCTTTATTTAGAAAAGGACAACCAATTGATTCAACAAAGCGATGAGGCTGTTAACCAAGAGAAGCAATTCTTATCCTTGAACATTGGCACTTTGAAATCAAGAGAAAAAGCAGTAGTGATATTTGATGTGAAAATTACGAATAAAGCAAGTGGAACCATTGCAAATATTGCAACAGCCAAAGGAATGACCGCTGTCAATTCAGAAGAGCCTGAAAAAGAAACGGAATTAAAAGAGACACCTAACGTTTTAAATAATGCACAACCAGAACCAAACATTATCAAAACAGTGACAGATGGAACGCCTCAATTTAATGGACATTCTTTTACCAACACTATTTTGACGTATCAATTGGTTGTTAGTAATGCCAAAAATGCAGGCTTCTTAAAAGAGGGTGTAGTAACGGATACTTTACCAGAAGGTGTTCGTTACCAACCCAATACAACGACAATTGCAAATGAAAAGGTAGAAGATGCAGCTGTTTGGAAAAACAATTCGTTAACAATCAAAGACATTGAGTTAGCTGAAAATGAAGAATTAATGATTGAGTTCAAGGTTCTAGTGACCTCACTTGAATTTGATAAAACGATTGTCAACAAAGCAACGTTTGTCGGTGCAAATGGAGATGGAATTTTAACGGATCCAGTAGAAGATGAATCAGAATTTATCTTACAGGCTGGACCAGGAAAACTAAATTCTACTAAGAAATCTTACCAAGGAACAGAAGATGTCAGTGGAAAAGCAGTAAAAGTAGGAGACAAATTGCGCTATGAAATTGTGGTTGAAAATAGCAGCATGGGACCAGCAACTGTCAATGGAATTGTTGTAAAAGATCAATTACCAAAAGGACTAAGTTATATCCCAGGTACGCTTCAATTAAATTCGGAATCATTGAGTGACGATCATGTTGTTGACCAAGTCATTACAATTAAAGTAGGAAGATTGCTTAGCGGCGAAAAAGCTGTGATTTCCTTTGAAGTGATGATTGAACAAGGCGTAACAGAAAAAACAACCATTTTGAATATTGCGGATGTAACGGGTACGGCAGTTCAAGTAGCGGGTCAACCTGAAACAGTCATTGAACAACATCCTTCAGTCGACAATAAAGTCGCCTCTGAAGTATCAATGTTAAAAATAGTTAATCAAAAAGATGCCAAAGTGGGAGATGTTTTAACGTATGAATTAATCGTGAAAAATGGACCAAATGGAGGCCCATGGTCTGGTCAAGTGATAGATACTATACCAGAGCATACGATGTACCTACCAGACAGTACAACCGTTACGAATGAAACCGGTGAAAGCATCAACTTGTCAGATGCAAATGTTTGGCAAGGCCACCAATGGTCCGTTATGATTTCAGAATTACAAGCGAATCAACGTGTGACGATTCGATTCCAAGTGAAGATTACAGATATTTCAAGAGATACGGCCACTATTTTGAATATTGCCTCCCTTGTTTCTGATGATCCAGCAATAACGGAAAATCAAGAGTTGGATAGTAATGAAGTTCAAACAATTGTTACTAAACCAGTAGTACCTCCAGCTACCACACAACCAAATCTGTTGCCACCAACAAAACCCGTACCACCAGACAATCAAAAATTACCACAAACTGGAGATGAGGGGAATCAACTGATTCGCCAAGTTGGATTATTATTATTAGGCTTGTCCACGTTATACTTTACGCATAAACGTCGAACAAGAACAAGTAGATAA